A part of Homo sapiens chromosome 19 genomic scaffold, GRCh38.p14 alternate locus group ALT_REF_LOCI_6 HSCHR19LRC_LRC_T_CTG3_1 genomic DNA contains:
- the TSEN34 gene encoding tRNA-splicing endonuclease subunit Sen34 isoform 2 (isoform 2 is encoded by transcript variant 4) encodes MLVVEVANGRSLVWGAEAVQALRERLGVGGRTVGALPRGPRQNSRLGLPLLLMPEEARLLAEIGAVTLVSAPRPDSRHHSLALTSFKRQQEESFQEQSALAAEARETRRQELLEKITEGQAAKKQKLEQASGASSSQEAGSSQAAKEDETSDGQASGEQEEAGPSSSQAGPSNGVAPLPRSALLVQLATARPRPVKARPLDWRVQSKDWPHAGRPAHELRYSIYRDLWERGFFLSAAGKFGGDFLVYPGDPLRFHAHYIAQCWAPEDTIPLQDLVAAGRLGTSVRKTLLLCSPQPDGFKSQEVSINLVYKCS; translated from the exons ATGCTGGTGGTGGAGGTGGCGAACGGCCGCTCCCTGGTGTGGGGAGCCGAGGCGGTGCAGGCCCTCCGGGAGCGCCTGGGTGTGGGGGGCCGCACGGTAGGCGCCCTGCCCCGCGGGCCCCGCCAGAACTCGCGCCTGGGCCTCCCGCTGCTGCTGATGCCCGAAGAGGCGCGGCTCTTGGCCGAGATCGGCGCCGTGACTCTGGTCAGCGCCCCGCGTCCAGACTCTCGGCACCACAGCCTG GCCCTGACATCCTTCAAGCGCCAGCAAGAGGAGAGCTTCCAGGAGCAGAGCGCCTTGGCAGCTGAGGCCCGGGAGACCCGTCGTCAGGAGCTCCTGGAGAAGATTACGGAGGGCCAGGCTGCTAAGAAGCAGAAACTAGAACAGGCTTCAGGGGCCAGCTCAAGCCAGGAGGCCGGCTCGAGCCAGGCTGCCAAAGAGGATGAGACCAGTGATGGCCAGGCTTCGGGAGAGCAGGAGGAAGCTG GCCCCTCGTCTTCCCAAGCAGGACCCTCAAATGGGGTAGCCCCCTTGCCCAGATCTGCTCTCCTTGTCCAGCTGGCCACTGCCAGGCCTCGACCGGTCAAGGCCAGGCCCCTGGACTGGCGTGTCCAGTCTAAAGACTGGCCCCACGCCGGCCGCCCTGCCCACGAGCTGCGCTACAGTATCTACAGAGACCTGTGGGAGCGAGGCTTCTTCCTCAGTGCGGCTGGCAAGTTCGGAGGTGACTTCCTGGTCTATCCTG gtGACCCCCTCCGCTTCCACGCCCATTATATCGCTCAGTGCTGGGCCCCCGAGGACACCATCCCACTCCAAGACCTGGTTGCTGCTGGGCGCCTTGGAACCAGCGTCAGAAAGACCCTGCTCCTCTGTTCTCCGCAGCCTGATG GGTTTAAGTCTCAGGAGGTCTCAATAAACTTGGTA
- the TSEN34 gene encoding tRNA-splicing endonuclease subunit Sen34 isoform 1 (isoform 1 is encoded by transcript variant 5), giving the protein MLVVEVANGRSLVWGAEAVQALRERLGVGGRTVGALPRGPRQNSRLGLPLLLMPEEARLLAEIGAVTLVSAPRPDSRHHSLALTSFKRQQEESFQEQSALAAEARETRRQELLEKITEGQAAKKQKLEQASGASSSQEAGSSQAAKEDETSDGQASGEQEEAGPSSSQAGPSNGVAPLPRSALLVQLATARPRPVKARPLDWRVQSKDWPHAGRPAHELRYSIYRDLWERGFFLSAAGKFGGDFLVYPGDPLRFHAHYIAQCWAPEDTIPLQDLVAAGRLGTSVRKTLLLCSPQPDGKVVYTSLQWASLQ; this is encoded by the exons ATGCTGGTGGTGGAGGTGGCGAACGGCCGCTCCCTGGTGTGGGGAGCCGAGGCGGTGCAGGCCCTCCGGGAGCGCCTGGGTGTGGGGGGCCGCACGGTAGGCGCCCTGCCCCGCGGGCCCCGCCAGAACTCGCGCCTGGGCCTCCCGCTGCTGCTGATGCCCGAAGAGGCGCGGCTCTTGGCCGAGATCGGCGCCGTGACTCTGGTCAGCGCCCCGCGTCCAGACTCTCGGCACCACAGCCTG GCCCTGACATCCTTCAAGCGCCAGCAAGAGGAGAGCTTCCAGGAGCAGAGCGCCTTGGCAGCTGAGGCCCGGGAGACCCGTCGTCAGGAGCTCCTGGAGAAGATTACGGAGGGCCAGGCTGCTAAGAAGCAGAAACTAGAACAGGCTTCAGGGGCCAGCTCAAGCCAGGAGGCCGGCTCGAGCCAGGCTGCCAAAGAGGATGAGACCAGTGATGGCCAGGCTTCGGGAGAGCAGGAGGAAGCTG GCCCCTCGTCTTCCCAAGCAGGACCCTCAAATGGGGTAGCCCCCTTGCCCAGATCTGCTCTCCTTGTCCAGCTGGCCACTGCCAGGCCTCGACCGGTCAAGGCCAGGCCCCTGGACTGGCGTGTCCAGTCTAAAGACTGGCCCCACGCCGGCCGCCCTGCCCACGAGCTGCGCTACAGTATCTACAGAGACCTGTGGGAGCGAGGCTTCTTCCTCAGTGCGGCTGGCAAGTTCGGAGGTGACTTCCTGGTCTATCCTG gtGACCCCCTCCGCTTCCACGCCCATTATATCGCTCAGTGCTGGGCCCCCGAGGACACCATCCCACTCCAAGACCTGGTTGCTGCTGGGCGCCTTGGAACCAGCGTCAGAAAGACCCTGCTCCTCTGTTCTCCGCAGCCTGATGGTAAGGTGGTCTACACCTCCCTGCAATGGGCCAGCCTGCAGTGA